The Christiangramia flava JLT2011 region TCCAATATTGGTGTGAACCAGGACAGGCATTGGCGCGATGCTTCAGGTTATTTTAGCTATGTTCTGAAGGATGATAAAAAACAGGCCAGGCAGGTTCAGATCACCTATTTTGGATTGGACCGTGATCGTCATTTCAAAATCTTGATCAATGACCAGCTGGTGGCTGAAGAGCACCTGAACGGCGATAAAGGCTACAGGTTCTTTACAGAAACGTACGAGCTTCCGAAGGAATTAACCGAAAAAGACCAAACCGATCTAAAAATAAAATTTGAAGCATTAGAAGGTTCCAGGACTGCTGGGATCTACGAAGTTAGACTAATGAAATAATTATGAGGAACCTGGTTTTTTGTATGCTGCTCGGCACTACTTTTCTGGCTATGGCGCAGCAGGAACATTTTAATAATCCCATAGTGACCGATAAATACACGGCAGATCCCGCTGCGATAGTTCACGATGGGAAAGTGTATCTCTATGCAGGTCACGATGAACCGGCTGATGATTATAATTTTTACGATCTCAACGAGTGGCTGGTTTATTCTTCTGAAGATATGATTCATTGGAAAGAGCATCCCGTTCCGCTTAAAGCTTCTGATTTTAAATGGGCGAAGGAAGATGCCTGGGCTGCCGAAGTGATTGAGAAAAATGGCAAATTTTACTGGTACGTAACGGTCCATCACGATGATACGCACCCGGGAAAGGCCATTGGTGTAGCCGCGGCTGATAGTCCGATAGGGCCTTTTAAAGATGCCATAGGCAAAGCCTTGATCACTAATGATATGACTACGGAATTTACCGATATCAGTTGGGATGATATTGATCCTACTGTGTTCATAGACGATAATGGGCAGGCTTATTTATACTGGGGAAATACCGTTTGTTACTGGGCAAAATTAAAAGACAACATGATCGAACTGGATGGAGAAATCCACGCCATTACCAGCCTGCCACATTATACAGAAGCGCCTTACATTCATAAAAAAGGAGACTGGTACTATTTATCGTACGCCTATGATTTTCCTGAAAAAACAGCTTATGCGATGAGCCGGTCTATGGAAGGACCCTGGGAATATAAAGGTATTCTGAATGAAGTCGCGGGAAATAGCAATACCAATCATCAGGCAATTATTGAATTTAAGGGGATCGATTACTTCATTTATCACAACGGAAGCATCCCCACAAAGGGAGGTAGTTTCCGAAGATCGGTTTGCATAGACCAGCTTTTTTATAATGCTGATGGAACACTGAAAAGAATTCAGATGACTTCGGAAGGAATTCAGAAATAAAAAATGAGATGAGAATCAGCCAGTTTATAATCCTAGTTCTTCTTTTGACTTTTACAGTCAGTAGCGCTCAGAAAACGGCTAATATACGCGTGCATGATCCTGTGGTGGCCAAAGAAAATGGAAAGTATTATCTTTTTAATACTGGCAAGGGCATCGGAGTGTATGCCTCAACAGATCTTGAGAACTGGGAAAAAATGCCGCCGGTGTTTCCTGAAAAACCTGCGTGGACAGATTCCGTAGTTCCAGATTTTGAAAACCATATCTGGGCGCCAGATATTATTAAAAAAGGGGATACCTGGTATTTATTCTATTCTGTATCAGCTTTCGCCAAAAACACTTCAGCGATAGGGGTAGCAACCAATAAAACCCTGGATCCTTCAGATGCAAATTTTCAGTGGATTGATCATGGAATAGTGGTACGATCCATTCCCGATAGGGATATGTGGAATGCGATCGATCCCAACATCATTTTTGATGAAAATGAAAATGCCTGGATGGCTTTTGGATCGTTCTGGAACGGTTTAAAAATGGTCAAACTGAATGAGGATCTTACAAAAATAGCCCAACCGGAAGCCTGGCGAACCATTGCCAGGAGACAACGTTCCTTTAAGCTGGATAATAAGGATCCTGGAGACGCAGCTTTAGAAGCACCGTTTATTTTTAAAAAAGGAGACTGGTATTACCTGTTTTTATCCTGGGACCTGTGTTGCCGGGGAAAAGAGAGTACTTATAAAGTAGTAGTTGGCAGATCTGAAAAAGCAACAGGTCCGTTTTTCGATAAGAATGGGATCCCCCTGAATCAGGGTGGCGGAAGTATTGTTTTAGAAGGAAATGAAGACTGGTACGGCCGTGGTCATAATAGCGTCTACCATTTTGAAGGGGAAGATTTGATGTTCTTCCATGCGTATGACGCAAATGATAATGGCGCACCAAAATTGGGCATCCGGAAGATCGATTGGATCGACGGGTGGCCGACTTTAAAAGACTTTAAATAAGAATCAAGATGATGAAAAAAAAGATGGTTTCCTTAGCGGGATTAGTAATAGCTGTTTTCTTGCTGTTTTCCTGTAAAGAAGAACGGAAAGAGATCAAAGAAAACGATACTGATGTTCTGGCGTATCATTTAGAGCCGGTGGATATCAGGCATGTGAAATTAACCGATTCTTTTTGGCTTCCCATCATTGAAAGAGTTCAGCAGAAGACGATAGATTACGCTTTGAACAAAGTGGAAGAAGAAGGGCGTCTCGATAATTTTTTGATCGCCGGAGGGCAGATGGAAGGAGATGTGAAAGGGGCCATGCCTTTTGATGATACAGATGTTTATAAGATCATTGAAGGTGCATCGTATTCTTTGATCAGTGCTCCAAATGACACCTTATCAACAGCCCTGGATTCCCTTATCAGCATTATTCAGACCGGGCAGGAAAAAGATGGATATCTTACGACCTGGAGAACGATTGATCCAGCTAAACCACCGGCTTCCTGGGTAAAGGTTAATGAAGGGAAACGTTGGGAATACCTGGCAATGAGCCATGAACTCTACAATGCCGGTCATTTATATGAGGCTGCTGCCGCTCATTACAGGGCAACCGGAAAAGAGAATTTTTTGAATATTGCTCTAAAAAATGCAGACCTTATGGTCAAAACCTTTGGGGACCAGGAAGGGCAAATTCATGCAGTGCCAGGGCATCAGATTATTGAAACAGGTTTGATCAAATTATACAGTATCACTGAAAACAAGGACTATCTTAAACTTGCCAGGTACTTTCTGGATAACCGCGGGAATCCAGATCATCATGAACTGTTTGGGGAATATTCCCAGGATCATGAGCCGGTTACCCAACAGGATGAGGTGGTTGGTCATGCTGTACGCGCCGTGTATATGTATGCAGGAATGACTGATATTGCTGCGCTTCAGCAGGATTCAGCTTATTATAAAGCCGTCACCAGTCTCTGGGAGAACATGGTCAATAAGAAGATGTATATCACCGGCGGAATAGGGGCGAAGCATGAAGGAGAGGCATTCGGGGAAAATTATGAGTTGCCGAATCTTACGGCTTATAATGAAACCTGTGCGGCCATTGGCGACGTTTACTGGAATCATCGGTTACATAATATTACCGGTGAGGTAAAGTATTTTGATGTGATCGAGCGCACGCTCTATAATGGGCTTATTTCCGGGCTGTCACTGGATGGACAGAAATTTTTCTATCCCAATGCGCTCGAATCAGATGGGACCTATGAATTCAACCAGGGCGCCTGTACGAGGAAAGACTGGTTTGATTGCTCCTGTTGCCCAACGAATGTCATTCGATTTATTCCATCCATCCCGGGCTTAATTTATTCAAAATCTGAAAGCGCGATTTATGTTGATCTGTATGCTTCCAATACCGCAGATATCGAATTTCAGGATCAGGTAATACAAATCTCACAAAAAACTGCTTACCCCTGGAACGGAATGGTAGAAATAGCTGTAGAACCTCAAAAACCTGCTGAATTTGAATTAAAATTGAGAGTGCCTGGATGGGCTCGGAATGAAGTGTTGCCAGGCAACCTGTATCAGTATTCCAGCAAAATGGAAGAAATGCCAGAAGTGATGGTAAATGGTAAAAAAATGACCGCTGAAATTGTTGATGGTTATCTGGTAATGGATCGAAAATGGGAGGAATCCACTACGATTGTACTGGATTTTCCAATGCAGGTTCGGGAAGTACTGGCAGATGATAAAGTGGAGGATGATCGAGGGAAAGTATCCCTAGAATACGGGCCAATTGTTTATGCCGTGGAAGAAGTTGATAATAAAGACAATTTTGAACAGTTGCAAATCACTCCTCAAACGAATTTCAGCGTACAATTCGAGAAAGATCTGCTACAGGGCGTCAACACCTTGAAATTTGATGATTTTAAGGCAATCCCTTACTATTCCTGGTCGAATCGGGGGATTGGTAAAATGAAAGTATGGTTAAAAAATAATTCGAAGGATAGAACATGAGAAAATTATACAGCATATTGATCGTATTGATCATCGTTGGAAGTACGAAACTGAAAGCCCAGGATCACAACCTAAGCGTGGATGCCAGCAAATCTTTTGCAGAAATTCAGCCCACCATGTATGGGATCTTTTTCGAAGACATCAATTTTGCCGCAGATGGCGGATTGTACCCGGAACTGGTAAAGAACCGAAGCTTTGAATTTGAATTAGGCTTGATGGGTTGGGAAGAACCAAACAGCGACCGGCACTCTTTCAATCAAAATAGTGGAAAGGCCCAACTCGTAAAATATAGCGATAGCACAAATAACCACAATTATGTGCTGGTAACGGTGAATGATCCAGAGGGATATGAGTTGATAAATCAAGGTTACCGGGGAATGGGAATTAAAAAAGGTGAGCAGTACCGCGTTTCTTTTGATGCAGCGAATAAAGGGGCAATTTCGGCGGTAAAATTTGAATTGTTAGATGAGGAAGATAATTTGGTGAGTTCCACTACAGTCCCGGTTAATTCTATAAATTGGAAATCTTATGAAACCGAAATAATTCCTTCGGAAACCGTGGAAAAAGCCAAACTTAGAATGACTTTTGAAGGAACCGGGGATATCTGGATGGATATGATCTCGATTTTCCCGAAGAATACCTGGAAAGGAAGAAAGAACGGACTTCGTAAAGACCTGGTACAATTACTGGCAGCTATGAACCCCGGCTTTTTAAGGTTCCCGGGTGGCTGTATTGTGGAAGGGAGAACACTGGCGCAAAGATATCAGTGGAAAAAGACCGTTGGCCCTGTTGAAGAGCGGGAAACCCTGGTCAATCGCTGGAATGAAGAATTTTCCCATCGGTTAACACCTGATTATTTTCAAAGTTTCGGGCTTGGTTTTTATGAATACTTCCAGCTTTCAGAAGATCTGGGTGCAGAGCCCTTACCCATCTTAAGCTGCGGAATTGCCTGCCAGTTCAATACTGGTGAGCTGGTGCCCATGCAGGATCTTGATCCGTACATTCAGGATGCGCTTGACTTGATTGAATTTGCAAACGGGGGTCCCGAAACCAACTGGGGAAAAGTGAGAGCGGAAATGGGACACCCGGAGCCGTTCCAAATGAAATATATCGGAATTGGAAATGAGCAATGGGGACCGGAATACATTAAAAGATATAAGGAATTCGAAAAGGCCATTCGGGCTAAATATCCTAAAATCATCATTGTTTCGGGAAGCGGTCC contains the following coding sequences:
- a CDS encoding glycoside hydrolase family 127 protein, producing the protein MMKKKMVSLAGLVIAVFLLFSCKEERKEIKENDTDVLAYHLEPVDIRHVKLTDSFWLPIIERVQQKTIDYALNKVEEEGRLDNFLIAGGQMEGDVKGAMPFDDTDVYKIIEGASYSLISAPNDTLSTALDSLISIIQTGQEKDGYLTTWRTIDPAKPPASWVKVNEGKRWEYLAMSHELYNAGHLYEAAAAHYRATGKENFLNIALKNADLMVKTFGDQEGQIHAVPGHQIIETGLIKLYSITENKDYLKLARYFLDNRGNPDHHELFGEYSQDHEPVTQQDEVVGHAVRAVYMYAGMTDIAALQQDSAYYKAVTSLWENMVNKKMYITGGIGAKHEGEAFGENYELPNLTAYNETCAAIGDVYWNHRLHNITGEVKYFDVIERTLYNGLISGLSLDGQKFFYPNALESDGTYEFNQGACTRKDWFDCSCCPTNVIRFIPSIPGLIYSKSESAIYVDLYASNTADIEFQDQVIQISQKTAYPWNGMVEIAVEPQKPAEFELKLRVPGWARNEVLPGNLYQYSSKMEEMPEVMVNGKKMTAEIVDGYLVMDRKWEESTTIVLDFPMQVREVLADDKVEDDRGKVSLEYGPIVYAVEEVDNKDNFEQLQITPQTNFSVQFEKDLLQGVNTLKFDDFKAIPYYSWSNRGIGKMKVWLKNNSKDRT
- a CDS encoding arabinan endo-1,5-alpha-L-arabinosidase — encoded protein: MTFTVSSAQKTANIRVHDPVVAKENGKYYLFNTGKGIGVYASTDLENWEKMPPVFPEKPAWTDSVVPDFENHIWAPDIIKKGDTWYLFYSVSAFAKNTSAIGVATNKTLDPSDANFQWIDHGIVVRSIPDRDMWNAIDPNIIFDENENAWMAFGSFWNGLKMVKLNEDLTKIAQPEAWRTIARRQRSFKLDNKDPGDAALEAPFIFKKGDWYYLFLSWDLCCRGKESTYKVVVGRSEKATGPFFDKNGIPLNQGGGSIVLEGNEDWYGRGHNSVYHFEGEDLMFFHAYDANDNGAPKLGIRKIDWIDGWPTLKDFK
- a CDS encoding alpha-L-arabinofuranosidase C-terminal domain-containing protein, translating into MRKLYSILIVLIIVGSTKLKAQDHNLSVDASKSFAEIQPTMYGIFFEDINFAADGGLYPELVKNRSFEFELGLMGWEEPNSDRHSFNQNSGKAQLVKYSDSTNNHNYVLVTVNDPEGYELINQGYRGMGIKKGEQYRVSFDAANKGAISAVKFELLDEEDNLVSSTTVPVNSINWKSYETEIIPSETVEKAKLRMTFEGTGDIWMDMISIFPKNTWKGRKNGLRKDLVQLLAAMNPGFLRFPGGCIVEGRTLAQRYQWKKTVGPVEERETLVNRWNEEFSHRLTPDYFQSFGLGFYEYFQLSEDLGAEPLPILSCGIACQFNTGELVPMQDLDPYIQDALDLIEFANGGPETNWGKVRAEMGHPEPFQMKYIGIGNEQWGPEYIKRYKEFEKAIRAKYPKIIIVSGSGPFPDGEYFEYGWEQLKEMGAAIVDEHYYRSPEWFRENANRYDHYDRSGPKVFAGEYAAQSVAIASPENKNNWETALSEAAFMTGLERNADVVTLTSYAPLMAHKEGWQWTPDMIWFDNLQSYGTPNYYVQKLFGTNSGTNLLKITEDGKELIGQEELYASAVTDSNSGELIIKLVNTSSEEKSVKLDVKGTRLGSSGKMMVLQKQDLSAENSFENPTNIQPVEETIKTGSQQLEVSLKPYSLNVLKLKMS
- a CDS encoding glycoside hydrolase family 43 protein — encoded protein: MRNLVFCMLLGTTFLAMAQQEHFNNPIVTDKYTADPAAIVHDGKVYLYAGHDEPADDYNFYDLNEWLVYSSEDMIHWKEHPVPLKASDFKWAKEDAWAAEVIEKNGKFYWYVTVHHDDTHPGKAIGVAAADSPIGPFKDAIGKALITNDMTTEFTDISWDDIDPTVFIDDNGQAYLYWGNTVCYWAKLKDNMIELDGEIHAITSLPHYTEAPYIHKKGDWYYLSYAYDFPEKTAYAMSRSMEGPWEYKGILNEVAGNSNTNHQAIIEFKGIDYFIYHNGSIPTKGGSFRRSVCIDQLFYNADGTLKRIQMTSEGIQK